From Numida meleagris isolate 19003 breed g44 Domestic line chromosome 4, NumMel1.0, whole genome shotgun sequence, the proteins below share one genomic window:
- the P2RY12 gene encoding P2Y purinoceptor 12, which produces MQTKATNNFSYSINGSNCTSDNRISQVIFPLLYTLLFVVGLTMNGLATWIFFKIPSKSNFIVFLKNTVISDILMILTFPFKILSDAKLVPWVLRGFVCQVSQVVFYFTMYISILFLGLITIDRYQKATSPFRTPTTRSLLGAKILSAAIWISMFTLSLPNMILTNKKKTPKNVEKCALLKSEFGLVWHEIVNYICQLIFWVNLAVIVVCYILISKELYKSYQRTRCTGKPSKKSVNLKVFIIIAVFFICFVPFHFTRIPYTLSQTRNVFECSAKNTLFYLKESTLWLTSLNACLDPFIYFFLCKSFRKSLLDMLCKHTASPELQAQIEVQNERDDTEDTPV; this is translated from the coding sequence ATGCAGACAAAAGCCACAAACAACTTCAGCTACTCCATCAATGGCAGCAACTGCACCAGCGATAACAGAATCAGCCAGGTCATCTTCCCTTTGCTTTACACTCTTCTCTTCGTGGTGGGTCTCACTATGAATGGCCTGGCAACATGGATCTTCTTTAAAATACCAAGTAAATCCAATTTCATCGTCTTCCTCAAGAATACTGTCATTTCTGACATCCTCATGATCCTGACTTTTCCATTCAAAATCCTTAGTGATGCAAAGTTGGTACCGTGGGTGCTGAGAGGATTTGTGTGCCAGGTCAGCCAGGTCGTATTTTACTTCACCATGTACATCAGCATCCTGTTTCTCGGTCTGATAACTATTGATCGCTACCAGAAAGCCACCTCGCCGTTCAGAACACCGACCACAAGGAGCCTTCTAGGTGCCAAGATCCTGTCCGCGGCAATTTGGATATCGATGTTTACTCTTTCATTACCCAACATGATTCTAAcgaacaagaaaaaaacaccaaagaatGTAGAAAAATGTGCTCTCTTGAAATCAGAGTTTGGCTTAGTCTGGCATGAAATCGTAAACTATATCTGCCAACTTATCTTCTGGGTTAACTTAGCAGTCATAGTTGTCTGCTACATACTTATAAGCAAAGAATTGTATAAATCCTACCAGAGGACAAGATGCACGGGAAAACCATCTAAAAAGTCTGTAAATCTGAAGGTTTTTATCATAATCGCAgtgttctttatttgttttgtgcCATTCCACTTTACCAGAATTCCCTACACCTTGAGCCAAACAAGAAACGTTTTTGAATGTTCTGCAAAGAACACCTTGTTTTACCTAAAGGAGAGCACGCTGTGGCTGACATCGCTAAATGCCTGCCTAGATccattcatttactttttcctttgcaagtcATTTCGAAAGTCCTTGCTAGACATGCTGTGCAAGCACACAGCGTCGCCAGAACTCCAAGCACAGATAGAGGTGCAGAACGAAAGAGATGACACAGAGGATACCCCAGTCTAG